One region of bacterium genomic DNA includes:
- a CDS encoding neutral/alkaline non-lysosomal ceramidase N-terminal domain-containing protein — protein MGERVFAGVSKIDITPPLGYRLQGHGMRKKPSQRIHDPLHLKVLTVKKGNDRVAIITFDLLGLSVDFVLEAREEIKKKTGLLANQVMMCASHTHSGPFVLPAPGGTMDENFIPDYLPLLIKQTAGAIIEAISREEEVNLVYGKSTIDIGSINRRKKNPDGSIWGPDPEGPVDREVSVLSFEKSVGNPVSILFTYGCHPTTVNTSISDITAEYPGTAQHELERFYSGSTALFTNGCSGDVRPSLTNEEKTAFKAGDFNDVKRMGRLLAAGTIEAIETARMKSKTASLNIKSVAGYLETFQFPLNKDFLPVDEESIEKNFPILVKKFRGNYQAFESELKWKKMWKEKLLKGDPVPETVDADIQVIKIGDISLIGFPGDTMAEIGLKIKQKIPYAIPISNSNGRIGYIPSAQGLKDGGYEASFFFYQGFPGPYAPEMESELIKKIVELTERQ, from the coding sequence ATGGGGGAACGAGTTTTTGCAGGAGTTTCAAAAATAGATATAACACCTCCTCTCGGATATAGGTTACAAGGGCACGGTATGAGAAAAAAACCGAGTCAGAGAATCCACGACCCGTTACATTTAAAAGTTCTTACCGTAAAAAAAGGAAATGATAGAGTTGCTATAATAACGTTTGATCTTCTGGGACTTTCTGTAGATTTTGTTTTGGAAGCAAGAGAAGAGATAAAGAAAAAGACTGGACTACTTGCAAACCAGGTTATGATGTGTGCCTCACATACCCATAGTGGTCCTTTTGTTCTACCAGCTCCTGGCGGTACAATGGATGAAAACTTTATCCCTGACTATTTACCTTTACTTATAAAACAGACCGCAGGAGCTATAATTGAAGCCATAAGCAGAGAAGAAGAAGTTAATCTGGTTTATGGTAAATCTACCATTGATATAGGTTCTATAAATAGAAGAAAAAAGAATCCAGACGGCAGTATATGGGGTCCTGACCCAGAAGGACCAGTTGACAGAGAGGTGTCAGTTCTATCTTTTGAAAAAAGCGTAGGTAACCCTGTTTCAATTCTATTTACTTATGGGTGCCACCCTACAACTGTTAACACCTCTATTTCCGATATAACCGCAGAATACCCTGGCACCGCCCAACACGAATTAGAACGGTTTTATAGCGGTTCAACTGCTCTTTTTACTAACGGTTGTAGCGGAGACGTAAGACCAAGTTTAACAAACGAAGAAAAAACTGCTTTTAAAGCTGGAGATTTTAATGATGTTAAACGTATGGGTAGACTTCTTGCTGCTGGAACAATAGAAGCAATAGAGACTGCACGGATGAAAAGTAAAACTGCTTCTTTAAATATCAAAAGTGTAGCAGGTTATCTTGAAACTTTTCAGTTTCCATTAAATAAAGATTTTCTTCCAGTTGATGAAGAGTCTATTGAAAAAAACTTTCCAATTCTTGTAAAAAAATTTAGAGGAAATTATCAGGCTTTTGAGTCTGAACTGAAATGGAAAAAGATGTGGAAAGAAAAGTTGCTCAAAGGAGACCCAGTTCCAGAAACTGTAGATGCTGATATACAGGTTATTAAAATTGGAGATATTTCTCTAATAGGTTTCCCTGGGGATACAATGGCTGAGATAGGTCTAAAAATTAAGCAAAAAATTCCTTATGCTATACCTATTTCAAACAGTAACGGCAGAATAGGTTACATACCCTCGGCTCAAGGTTTGAAGGATGGAGGTTACGAGGCGTCTTTCTTTTTTTATCAGGGGTTTCCTGGACCGTACGCCCCAGAGATGGAAAGTGAACTAATAAAAAAAATTGTAGAGTTAACAGAACGACAATAA
- a CDS encoding sugar phosphate isomerase/epimerase, with amino-acid sequence MKKSVNVQVFGNRDFEEGLQIIKDAGFEAVELNARDIINVDGSEEGIKKVKDQVLSKGLEIASLLGGWYSLFSDSSEKRKEEENTLVRDINICKILGTDALLVVPGAIRPSPEGDQPISYDKAYERSVESLKRVAPIAEENKVFICVENVWNNFLITPIEMKNLIEEINSEFVGVYFDVGNILKYGFPEMWIRILGKLIKRIHLKDFKTAVGNNTGFCGLLQGDVNWPEVMKALKETGYNSYLTAEFGPYRYHPETVIYHLSLSIDKILGRK; translated from the coding sequence ATGAAAAAAAGTGTGAATGTTCAAGTTTTTGGGAATAGAGATTTTGAAGAAGGGTTACAAATAATTAAAGATGCAGGGTTTGAAGCAGTAGAGTTAAACGCTCGTGATATTATTAATGTTGATGGCTCAGAAGAAGGAATTAAAAAAGTAAAAGACCAGGTTCTTTCAAAAGGGCTTGAAATAGCGAGTTTGCTTGGCGGTTGGTACTCTCTGTTTAGTGATTCTTCTGAAAAACGGAAAGAAGAAGAGAATACTCTAGTTAGGGATATTAATATATGTAAAATTCTTGGGACAGACGCTCTACTGGTTGTTCCCGGGGCTATCCGTCCTTCCCCAGAAGGAGACCAACCTATAAGTTATGATAAAGCTTACGAAAGAAGCGTTGAATCTTTGAAAAGAGTAGCACCAATAGCAGAAGAAAACAAAGTTTTTATATGTGTAGAGAACGTCTGGAACAACTTTCTAATTACACCAATAGAGATGAAGAACCTTATTGAAGAAATAAATTCAGAGTTTGTTGGTGTCTATTTTGATGTAGGCAACATTTTAAAGTACGGATTTCCTGAAATGTGGATAAGAATTCTTGGTAAACTTATCAAAAGAATTCATTTGAAAGATTTTAAAACTGCAGTAGGAAACAATACTGGTTTCTGTGGTTTACTTCAAGGAGATGTGAATTGGCCAGAAGTTATGAAAGCCCTCAAAGAAACTGGATATAATAGTTACTTAACAGCTGAATTTGGACCATACAGATATCACCCTGAAACTGTTATCTATCATCTTTCTTTGTCGATAGATAAAATTCTTGGGAGAAAATAG
- a CDS encoding heavy metal translocating P-type ATPase — MKKTFLVEGMHCASCAKNVEKAVKQVKGVTSAYVNLPAKKLYVDAENIDVATILQAVENAGDFKGFDLQAGEKQEDEVLEIKSAKQKAIFSWVFTVPVAIVMIIHMTGLFSKIDVFLYNIFYIIIAIPVLFFLGFKTYISAIKSAKNFSFNMDFLIFLGTGVAFITGPLSLFLPIENYAAIASMIMAFHLTGRYVETKARGEASLEIKNLLTLEAKQATLLIDGAEKLVDIKEVKTGDIMLVRPGEKIPTDGVIVRGDSYVDESMVSGESLPVAKKEGDNVIGATLNQDGFLQVKALKVGKETFLNRIIQLVEEAQSSKIPAQDFADKVISVFVPIIIGISLLTFMLWISFPSFMFNAKKLFLFLPWVNITETTRLKPALLAAISVLVIACPCALGLATPTVLLVSSGMGAKKGVFIRKGAAIQVMQEVSSIALDKTGTLTIGKPVLTDIIPIKDSQDAKSELLTISASLESLSEHPLAKAIIKEAEKLELKLKQVEEFQVLRGLGVKGLIENKKSIAGNSKLLKTEGIDLNKYKKSLEKIEDVGRSLIYVAQEGELLGVLGLSDTLKPEAKEVIEKLKLLGLKVAMITGDNEKTAKAISQQAGIERVIANVLPDEKLRQIEELQKEGKVAFVGDGINDAPALKKSDVGIAMGTGTDIAIETGDIILVKGNLSGIVSAILLSKETFKKIKQNLFWAFFYNIVAIPIAIFGGMHPVVAEISMAISSISVVTNANMLRRKNITMSNKNLEE; from the coding sequence ATGAAAAAAACTTTTCTGGTCGAAGGTATGCATTGTGCTTCTTGTGCAAAAAACGTAGAGAAAGCCGTAAAACAGGTTAAAGGTGTTACTTCTGCTTATGTGAACCTGCCAGCAAAAAAACTTTATGTCGATGCTGAGAATATTGATGTAGCGACTATTTTGCAAGCAGTAGAAAATGCTGGAGATTTTAAAGGTTTTGACTTGCAAGCAGGAGAGAAACAAGAAGATGAGGTCTTAGAAATAAAGAGTGCAAAACAGAAGGCTATCTTTTCTTGGGTTTTTACTGTACCTGTTGCCATAGTGATGATTATACATATGACAGGTCTTTTCTCTAAAATAGATGTTTTTTTATATAATATATTTTATATAATTATAGCCATACCTGTTCTTTTCTTTCTTGGATTTAAAACATATATATCGGCAATCAAATCTGCAAAAAACTTTTCCTTCAATATGGATTTTTTAATATTTTTAGGAACTGGTGTTGCTTTTATAACAGGTCCCCTTAGTCTATTTTTACCTATAGAAAACTATGCGGCAATAGCTTCTATGATTATGGCTTTTCACTTAACAGGTAGATATGTAGAAACAAAAGCAAGAGGGGAAGCCAGTCTTGAGATAAAAAATCTTCTAACCCTTGAAGCAAAACAAGCCACACTACTTATAGATGGTGCTGAGAAACTGGTAGATATTAAGGAAGTTAAAACAGGTGATATTATGCTGGTAAGGCCAGGAGAAAAAATACCAACCGATGGTGTTATAGTTAGAGGAGATAGTTATGTAGACGAATCTATGGTTAGCGGAGAAAGTTTGCCTGTAGCAAAAAAAGAAGGCGACAATGTTATTGGGGCAACACTCAACCAGGACGGGTTTTTGCAAGTTAAGGCTCTAAAAGTAGGAAAAGAAACTTTTTTGAACCGTATAATACAACTTGTAGAAGAAGCTCAATCAAGTAAAATCCCCGCCCAAGATTTTGCTGATAAGGTAATATCTGTTTTTGTTCCCATAATTATAGGTATCTCTTTGTTAACGTTTATGTTATGGATTTCTTTCCCTTCCTTTATGTTTAATGCCAAAAAATTGTTCCTTTTTCTTCCTTGGGTCAACATAACCGAAACAACCAGGTTGAAACCAGCTCTCCTTGCTGCAATCTCAGTACTTGTAATAGCTTGCCCTTGTGCGTTAGGTCTTGCCACACCTACTGTTCTTCTGGTTAGTTCAGGGATGGGCGCAAAAAAAGGTGTTTTTATAAGAAAAGGTGCTGCTATACAGGTTATGCAGGAAGTTTCTTCAATAGCTCTCGATAAAACAGGCACTTTAACTATTGGAAAACCTGTTTTAACAGATATTATACCAATAAAAGATTCTCAAGACGCTAAATCTGAACTTTTAACTATTTCGGCGTCCCTTGAATCTTTATCAGAACATCCATTAGCTAAAGCTATAATAAAAGAAGCAGAAAAATTAGAATTAAAACTCAAACAAGTTGAAGAATTTCAAGTGTTAAGAGGGCTTGGAGTTAAAGGCTTAATAGAAAATAAGAAAAGTATTGCAGGTAACAGTAAACTGTTAAAAACAGAAGGAATAGATTTAAATAAGTATAAAAAATCTTTAGAAAAAATTGAAGATGTCGGTAGGTCTCTTATTTATGTTGCCCAAGAAGGAGAACTGCTCGGAGTTTTAGGGTTATCAGATACATTGAAACCTGAAGCTAAGGAGGTTATTGAAAAACTAAAACTGTTAGGTTTGAAGGTTGCTATGATTACTGGAGATAACGAAAAAACAGCAAAAGCAATATCTCAGCAAGCCGGTATAGAGAGGGTTATAGCTAACGTTTTGCCAGATGAAAAACTTAGACAGATTGAAGAACTCCAAAAGGAAGGAAAAGTTGCGTTTGTAGGAGATGGTATCAACGATGCGCCAGCTTTAAAGAAATCTGATGTAGGTATAGCTATGGGAACAGGTACAGACATCGCAATAGAGACTGGAGATATCATTCTTGTTAAAGGAAACTTGTCTGGCATAGTTTCTGCTATTCTTTTAAGTAAAGAGACCTTTAAAAAAATTAAACAGAACCTTTTCTGGGCTTTCTTTTATAATATTGTTGCTATACCTATCGCAATCTTTGGTGGTATGCACCCTGTTGTTGCAGAAATATCTATGGCTATCTCATCTATTTCTGTTGTTACAAATGCCAATATGTTAAGAAGAAAAAATATAACAATGTCAAACAAAAATTTGGAGGAATAA
- a CDS encoding serine/threonine protein kinase — protein MNIQVRKGYEIEGYILEEMVGAGGFSSVYKARTIYPIPKYDTIIAVKVLHPRRLDRVQSRKFVAEAKISMSLNHPNIIKVYQVKKQDRNLFMLMEYLDADLMKAIKTKNYLFTPENIVKVIKKAGQGLAFVHNNAIIHKDVNPANILISFSLEKVKFTDFGLAHQRRLFKKEVAIRAGTDGYLAPERTKGQPANIKTDIYAFGKTIEKIYRELNFEFSEQILRIIRKSTHTDPEERFSSMEELIYSL, from the coding sequence ATGAATATACAAGTAAGAAAAGGTTATGAGATAGAGGGGTACATCCTTGAAGAGATGGTTGGAGCAGGAGGTTTTTCTTCTGTTTATAAAGCAAGAACAATATACCCAATACCAAAATATGATACTATAATAGCGGTAAAAGTTCTTCATCCAAGACGGCTCGACCGTGTACAATCGAGAAAGTTTGTTGCTGAAGCAAAAATTTCTATGTCCTTAAACCATCCCAACATAATAAAAGTTTATCAAGTGAAAAAACAAGATAGAAACCTGTTTATGTTGATGGAGTACCTTGATGCTGACCTTATGAAAGCTATAAAAACAAAAAATTATCTTTTTACTCCTGAAAATATAGTAAAAGTAATAAAAAAAGCTGGGCAAGGGTTGGCTTTTGTGCATAATAATGCTATCATACATAAAGATGTTAACCCTGCTAATATTTTAATATCATTTTCTCTGGAGAAAGTTAAATTTACAGATTTTGGGCTTGCTCACCAGAGGAGACTGTTCAAGAAAGAAGTAGCCATTAGGGCAGGAACAGATGGATATCTTGCTCCTGAAAGAACAAAAGGGCAACCAGCAAATATTAAAACAGATATATATGCTTTCGGTAAAACAATTGAAAAAATTTACCGTGAGTTGAATTTTGAATTTTCAGAACAGATATTAAGAATTATAAGAAAATCTACCCATACCGACCCTGAAGAAAGGTTTTCTTCTATGGAAGAACTGATATACTCTTTATAA
- a CDS encoding histone deacetylase, protein MPINFVYSNEFLNYYEPTHPESPERVKSIVEFLKKKGVGKFVTPEYCTEEDLMLVHTQQLIHQVKNGLLPYDPDTPNIKNIYKYASLSCGAAITACKLAFEGTTSFSLSRPPGHHAGKNSTSGFCYFNSIAVAVKKLALNQGFRVAILDIDGHHGNGTEDIFKGEDNIIIVSVHQKPSFPDTGNISFGNCYNFPVYKGSSAKTYLEKFTTALSVIEEYSPDILGVSIGFDTHCADPLLELPLEDTHYYDIGKKIALLETKKFFVLEGGYSISTIGNSCYCFVNGLTKE, encoded by the coding sequence ATGCCTATAAATTTTGTCTATTCAAACGAGTTCCTAAATTATTATGAACCTACCCATCCAGAATCTCCTGAAAGAGTGAAAAGTATTGTTGAGTTTCTGAAAAAGAAAGGGGTTGGGAAGTTTGTGACACCAGAATATTGTACTGAAGAAGATTTGATGCTTGTTCATACACAGCAACTTATACATCAGGTTAAAAATGGGCTGTTGCCTTACGACCCTGATACTCCAAACATAAAAAACATCTATAAATACGCATCTCTTTCCTGTGGAGCCGCTATAACTGCGTGCAAATTAGCCTTTGAAGGAACAACCTCTTTTTCATTATCTCGCCCGCCAGGTCACCATGCTGGAAAAAATAGTACAAGTGGGTTCTGTTACTTTAACAGTATTGCTGTGGCAGTAAAAAAACTTGCTTTAAATCAAGGGTTTAGAGTTGCAATATTAGATATAGACGGTCATCACGGTAATGGGACAGAGGATATTTTTAAAGGAGAAGATAACATAATAATTGTTTCTGTGCATCAGAAACCTTCTTTTCCTGATACTGGCAACATTTCTTTTGGTAATTGTTACAATTTTCCTGTTTACAAAGGAAGTTCAGCTAAAACATATTTGGAAAAGTTTACTACGGCTTTATCGGTAATTGAAGAATATTCTCCTGATATTCTTGGGGTTTCTATAGGGTTTGATACCCATTGTGCCGACCCTTTGTTAGAGTTACCTCTTGAAGATACACACTACTACGATATTGGAAAAAAGATTGCTCTTCTTGAGACGAAAAAGTTTTTTGTTCTTGAAGGAGGGTACAGTATTTCAACAATAGGAAATTCTTGTTACTGTTTTGTTAACGGGTTAACCAAGGAGTAA
- a CDS encoding homocysteine S-methyltransferase family protein, producing the protein MDIRQVIEKEGVIITDGSMGAYLQELGYLGITPECASIDMPDLVASVHKEYIESGASVILTNTFGANKKRLARKNLANKIEDINIKSGEIAKRVSSQYKGILVAGDIGPSGEFLEPYGNLTMKEAEDIFVYQAKFLQETGVDLILLETFQDLKEIEVAYNSIKAKYDCFIIPSLTLSSGGENRTLMGQKIEDLLEWAEKIGVLGINCGLTSREMESVVSKIRKISEIPLWVKPNAGIPQVSDGNITYPESIEEFTENCVEMVNKGIKFIGGCCGTTPKYIKNLKKVIYETD; encoded by the coding sequence ATGGATATAAGGCAAGTTATAGAAAAAGAAGGCGTTATTATAACCGATGGTAGTATGGGAGCATACCTTCAAGAGTTAGGATATTTAGGTATTACCCCTGAATGTGCAAGTATAGATATGCCTGATTTAGTTGCTTCGGTACATAAAGAGTATATTGAATCTGGGGCGTCTGTTATACTTACAAACACTTTTGGCGCTAACAAGAAACGGTTGGCTCGCAAGAATTTGGCAAATAAAATTGAAGATATAAATATTAAAAGCGGCGAGATTGCAAAAAGAGTTAGTAGCCAATATAAGGGTATTCTTGTTGCTGGAGATATAGGACCTTCTGGTGAATTTCTTGAACCTTATGGCAACTTAACAATGAAAGAAGCAGAAGATATATTTGTTTATCAGGCTAAATTTTTACAAGAGACAGGTGTTGATCTTATTCTGCTTGAAACTTTTCAAGATTTAAAAGAAATTGAGGTTGCATACAACTCTATCAAAGCAAAATATGATTGTTTTATCATACCTTCTTTAACCTTGAGTTCAGGCGGAGAAAATAGGACACTTATGGGACAGAAAATAGAGGATTTGTTGGAATGGGCAGAAAAGATAGGTGTTCTTGGTATAAATTGTGGATTGACAAGCAGGGAAATGGAATCTGTTGTTAGCAAAATAAGAAAGATTTCAGAAATACCTTTATGGGTAAAACCTAACGCTGGGATACCCCAAGTATCAGACGGTAATATAACTTACCCAGAAAGTATAGAAGAGTTTACTGAAAATTGTGTTGAAATGGTTAATAAAGGAATAAAATTTATTGGTGGCTGTTGCGGAACAACCCCAAAATATATAAAAAATCTTAAAAAGGTAATATATGAAACGGATTGA
- a CDS encoding replication-associated recombination protein A: MNELFNSPKTQYKKTVSQKTPLAARMRPENFSEFVGQQHLLGQDKILRKIIESDNIPSIILYGPPGCGKTGLATLIAQKTKNHFKHLNAVTSTVSDVREVISESKHRFNHSGSRTILFLDEIAHFNKTQQDALLKDVEEGTIILLGATTHNPFFYINTPILSRAMIFQFNQLSDDNIKEILTNALKDKTKGLGNLPIKLSGEALNYIVKSSQGDARRALNLLEVLTITPKSGTGDVINISLEMAKESAQGKFVAYDRNDDHHYDTISAFIKSIRGSDPNAAIYWLAKMIVAGEDPRFIARRILICASEDVGNADPQALLIAESCYRAVEVIGMPESRIILAQAVIYISTAPKSNSSYLAINKALEDVKKEKVQEVPLHLQGTGYKGAEKLGKGKGYLYPHDFPEHYVQQKYMPFEKKFYIPSESGYEKRIRFFLNHLERLKNEREKKDKKSND; this comes from the coding sequence ATGAATGAACTTTTCAACTCTCCTAAAACTCAATATAAGAAAACCGTATCTCAAAAAACGCCTTTAGCCGCAAGGATGCGTCCTGAAAATTTTAGTGAGTTTGTAGGTCAGCAACATCTTTTAGGGCAAGATAAAATATTGAGAAAGATAATAGAGAGCGATAATATCCCCTCAATAATTTTATATGGTCCGCCTGGTTGCGGTAAAACTGGTCTTGCAACGTTAATTGCTCAAAAGACCAAAAACCATTTCAAACATCTTAACGCTGTTACTTCAACTGTTTCTGATGTGCGAGAGGTGATATCGGAATCTAAACATAGGTTTAATCATTCAGGGAGCAGAACAATTCTTTTCCTTGATGAGATTGCTCATTTTAACAAAACCCAGCAGGACGCACTTTTAAAGGATGTAGAAGAGGGAACAATAATTCTTTTGGGCGCAACAACCCATAACCCGTTTTTTTATATTAACACCCCCATATTATCGCGGGCAATGATATTCCAATTTAACCAACTTTCTGATGATAACATAAAAGAAATTTTAACAAACGCACTTAAAGATAAGACTAAAGGTCTTGGTAACCTACCCATTAAACTTTCTGGTGAAGCCCTAAATTATATAGTTAAAAGTAGTCAAGGAGACGCAAGACGTGCTCTAAATCTGCTTGAAGTTTTGACAATAACTCCAAAGAGTGGCACAGGAGATGTTATAAATATTAGTTTAGAAATGGCAAAAGAATCAGCTCAAGGAAAGTTTGTTGCTTACGATAGAAATGATGACCACCATTACGATACAATCTCAGCTTTTATAAAGAGTATTAGAGGGTCTGACCCTAATGCGGCGATATATTGGCTTGCTAAGATGATAGTTGCAGGTGAAGACCCAAGATTTATAGCAAGACGTATATTGATATGTGCTTCGGAAGATGTTGGTAACGCAGACCCGCAGGCTCTTTTAATAGCCGAGAGTTGTTATAGAGCTGTTGAAGTGATAGGTATGCCAGAGTCACGCATTATATTAGCTCAGGCAGTAATCTATATTTCAACTGCCCCAAAAAGTAACTCGTCATATCTTGCCATAAATAAAGCGCTTGAAGATGTGAAAAAAGAGAAGGTACAAGAAGTTCCTTTACATTTGCAAGGAACAGGCTATAAAGGTGCAGAAAAATTAGGTAAAGGTAAAGGATACCTTTATCCTCACGATTTTCCAGAACATTATGTCCAACAGAAATATATGCCATTTGAAAAAAAGTTTTATATACCTTCTGAGTCTGGATATGAAAAAAGAATTAGATTTTTTCTAAACCACCTGGAAAGACTTAAAAATGAGCGAGAAAAAAAAGATAAGAAGAGTAATGATTAA
- a CDS encoding 5-formyltetrahydrofolate cyclo-ligase, with amino-acid sequence MSEKKKIRRVMINRRKSLNLNQWLKGSRTIQEKLLVSEYYLNAKTLLIYAHFGREVKTDIVIKNAFDNGKTVCIPFNDIPEKKFYPSVISSEKDIDRTKNIPEPYFFRPYPPEKIDLVILPGLAFDLLGNRIGMGGGFYDKFLSTIKKDVIKAVFTFDFQILEEKIPAEQWDEKVDIIITEKRTIVFNPELISPTLRA; translated from the coding sequence ATGAGCGAGAAAAAAAAGATAAGAAGAGTAATGATTAATAGGCGGAAGAGTCTTAACCTTAACCAATGGTTGAAAGGTAGCAGAACAATTCAAGAGAAACTTCTTGTTTCCGAATACTATTTAAATGCAAAAACTTTATTAATTTATGCCCATTTTGGTAGGGAAGTAAAGACCGACATAGTTATAAAAAACGCTTTTGATAACGGAAAAACTGTTTGCATTCCATTCAACGATATACCAGAAAAAAAGTTTTATCCCTCAGTAATATCGTCTGAAAAAGATATTGATAGGACAAAAAATATTCCTGAACCTTATTTCTTTCGTCCGTACCCACCAGAAAAAATCGACCTTGTTATACTACCTGGACTTGCTTTTGACTTGTTGGGAAACAGGATAGGTATGGGTGGCGGGTTTTATGATAAGTTTCTTTCGACTATTAAAAAAGATGTAATTAAAGCAGTTTTTACTTTTGATTTTCAAATATTGGAAGAGAAAATACCCGCAGAACAGTGGGATGAAAAGGTTGATATAATAATTACAGAAAAAAGAACAATAGTTTTTAATCCAGAGTTGATATCGCCTACTCTACGAGCATAA
- the trxA gene encoding thioredoxin: MADNKELIENPGVPIDLTDANFGEALKKYNLVVVDFWAGWCMPCKMLAPTIEKLATKHQGSVVFAKMNVDENDSIPTKFNIMSIPTLIIFKDGEQVGQLVGVVSEKAIEDKIFGT; this comes from the coding sequence ATGGCTGATAATAAAGAATTGATTGAAAACCCTGGTGTGCCTATTGATTTGACCGACGCAAATTTTGGGGAAGCATTAAAAAAGTATAATCTGGTTGTTGTTGATTTTTGGGCAGGATGGTGTATGCCTTGCAAAATGTTAGCTCCTACAATAGAAAAACTTGCAACAAAACATCAAGGAAGTGTTGTTTTTGCTAAAATGAATGTAGATGAAAACGACTCTATCCCAACAAAATTTAATATAATGTCTATACCTACCCTTATAATTTTTAAAGATGGTGAGCAGGTAGGTCAACTTGTTGGAGTGGTGTCGGAAAAAGCTATTGAGGACAAAATATTTGGCACTTGA
- a CDS encoding neutral/alkaline non-lysosomal ceramidase N-terminal domain-containing protein, with product MLKAGFGTVNITPPLGCALQGYFGPRTSELIHDPLFASSMVIDDGNQRICLISCDLATLNSEITDKTRALLKERFSIPEDNVIICVTHTHTGPYVNKLSTLSPKNKTVNKEWLSMLPSYLCSATTHAMNSLDTTKVVWMKGREENVSFNRRYLMKDGTVKTNPGIGNPDIVKPIGPIDPDVGIVAFGEDYLNIKGLVVNFALHLDTIGGNNISADFPGVMRKTIRKFTGEDTGIVYTSGAMGDINHINFMGNKTEFEYFEFSQRIGTVLGAEVVKNISKIENFESEAKINTGRTLLKLPLKQYDDESLEKARKNVLLTPGLHNLEYLSGLGMLKASRLGKDEVTTEIVAFSIGEVAFVSIPGEYFVELGLHIKKNSPFPFTFIVELGMENLGYIAHSQAYDQQGYEPVSSPFARGAGEILAEKAIDLLKSIR from the coding sequence ATGCTTAAAGCAGGATTCGGAACTGTAAATATAACACCGCCGTTAGGTTGCGCACTACAAGGTTATTTTGGTCCTCGTACAAGTGAGTTGATACACGACCCTTTATTTGCAAGTTCAATGGTGATTGATGATGGTAATCAAAGAATATGTTTAATTTCTTGTGACCTGGCAACTTTAAACAGCGAAATAACCGATAAAACAAGGGCTCTTCTGAAGGAACGGTTCTCTATACCAGAGGATAACGTAATTATTTGTGTCACTCATACCCACACAGGTCCTTATGTTAACAAGTTGTCTACTTTGTCTCCTAAAAACAAGACCGTAAATAAAGAATGGTTATCTATGCTTCCTTCATATTTATGTTCTGCTACAACCCACGCTATGAATTCCCTTGATACAACAAAAGTTGTATGGATGAAAGGTAGAGAGGAGAATGTTTCTTTTAATAGAAGGTATTTAATGAAGGATGGAACTGTTAAAACCAACCCCGGTATAGGCAATCCAGACATAGTTAAACCAATTGGTCCAATAGATCCTGATGTCGGAATAGTTGCTTTTGGTGAAGACTATTTAAACATTAAAGGGCTTGTAGTCAACTTTGCTTTACATCTTGACACAATTGGAGGGAACAATATATCTGCAGATTTTCCAGGTGTGATGCGAAAAACTATTAGAAAATTTACTGGTGAAGATACTGGAATTGTATATACCTCTGGAGCGATGGGAGATATAAACCATATAAACTTTATGGGAAACAAAACAGAATTCGAATATTTTGAATTTTCTCAACGTATAGGAACAGTTCTTGGCGCTGAAGTTGTCAAGAATATTTCTAAAATAGAGAATTTTGAAAGTGAGGCAAAAATAAATACAGGTAGAACTCTTTTAAAACTGCCTTTAAAACAATATGACGATGAATCTCTTGAAAAAGCAAGAAAGAATGTTCTTTTAACTCCTGGATTGCATAATTTAGAATATTTATCAGGGTTGGGTATGCTAAAAGCTTCCCGATTAGGTAAGGATGAGGTGACAACAGAAATAGTTGCATTTAGTATAGGAGAAGTTGCTTTTGTTAGTATACCGGGCGAATATTTTGTTGAGCTTGGACTACATATAAAAAAGAATTCTCCGTTCCCGTTCACATTTATTGTTGAACTTGGTATGGAAAACTTAGGTTATATTGCTCACAGTCAAGCGTATGACCAACAAGGGTATGAACCTGTAAGTTCGCCTTTTGCTCGTGGTGCTGGTGAGATACTGGCAGAGAAAGCAATTGACCTTCTTAAATCTATAAGATAG